From Hoplias malabaricus isolate fHopMal1 chromosome 11, fHopMal1.hap1, whole genome shotgun sequence, a single genomic window includes:
- the fam107b gene encoding protein FAM107B isoform X1 yields MATMFRYPVFPVLPGLAQSDLPERLPRVRSIMAEPDYIDGDCDELIQPKKLINPVKTSRNHQDLHRELLMNQKRGLAPQNKPELQKVMEKRKRDQVLKAQKEEQEAHKKRSDLEIELMKRQQKLEQLELEQQKNEEEQENTPEFIKMKGNLRRTKQEVDEHERTT; encoded by the exons ATGGCCACCATGTTCAGATACCCAGTTTTTCCAGTCCTGCCAG GTCTGGCTCAGTCTGATTTGCCGGAGAGATTGCCTCGGGTACGGAGCATCATGGCAGAGCCGGACTACATAGATGGAGACTGTGATGAGCTCATCCAGCCAAAGAAACTCATCAACCCAGTGAAAACCTCCAGAAACCATCAAGATCTACACAGAGAACTCCTCATGAATCAGAAAAG GGGCCTGGCTCCACAGAACAAACCTGAGCTGCAGAAGGTGATggaaaaaaggaagagagaTCAGGTGCTGAAGGCTCAGAAGGAAGAGCAGGAGGCCCATAAAAAGCGATCAGATTTGGAGATAGAGCTAATGAAGAGACAGCAGAAACTTGAACAG CTGGAGTTGGAGCAACAGAAGAATGAGGAAGAGCAGGAGAACACCCCTGAATTTATCAAAATGAAAGGCAATCTAAGGAGAACCAAACAGGAAGTGGATGAACATGAGCGTACCACCTAG
- the fam107b gene encoding protein FAM107B isoform X2, protein MAEPDYIDGDCDELIQPKKLINPVKTSRNHQDLHRELLMNQKRGLAPQNKPELQKVMEKRKRDQVLKAQKEEQEAHKKRSDLEIELMKRQQKLEQLELEQQKNEEEQENTPEFIKMKGNLRRTKQEVDEHERTT, encoded by the exons ATGGCAGAGCCGGACTACATAGATGGAGACTGTGATGAGCTCATCCAGCCAAAGAAACTCATCAACCCAGTGAAAACCTCCAGAAACCATCAAGATCTACACAGAGAACTCCTCATGAATCAGAAAAG GGGCCTGGCTCCACAGAACAAACCTGAGCTGCAGAAGGTGATggaaaaaaggaagagagaTCAGGTGCTGAAGGCTCAGAAGGAAGAGCAGGAGGCCCATAAAAAGCGATCAGATTTGGAGATAGAGCTAATGAAGAGACAGCAGAAACTTGAACAG CTGGAGTTGGAGCAACAGAAGAATGAGGAAGAGCAGGAGAACACCCCTGAATTTATCAAAATGAAAGGCAATCTAAGGAGAACCAAACAGGAAGTGGATGAACATGAGCGTACCACCTAG